One region of Rhodoferax ferrireducens T118 genomic DNA includes:
- a CDS encoding conjugal transfer protein TraB yields MIGADSLGLTDGAHVSVGSEMWPVLVQRAAVVLTAAAIGLRFWPAVDWLLVLAGLMMATFAMGRMPRGLAFATFSAYYLAESSPLIAAGSSIMGTELLTSAAWWLFHGLFSSLPILLLRGRAPGLRASLVAFLYIVPPFGTLVPNNPAMVIGLFFPATSIFGAIGFIALAGVIGSFDAKNKASLRNLVLLIFLSLASNAICLTDKTSAPANWHTFDTRLGNYGGDMRRRMGIGNLELPVLLKQEMVKSGGANEGDIWFLAEGMIYDWSPFTEFLWRESFKGSGATAIVGGYAFNQKTHDLTSRVYVLGDSAGHALAKSALESVRAGITFPVVMWRPWGRPNHFPMHAPGNPVRIDGRRVHLSWCYESIIVWPHLLASMQTPDVMVSLENRWATKDTSLEAAQDAAGRLNARWLGVPLMRATNR; encoded by the coding sequence ATGATCGGCGCCGACAGCCTTGGCCTGACGGATGGCGCGCATGTGAGCGTTGGGTCTGAGATGTGGCCGGTCCTCGTGCAACGTGCAGCCGTTGTGCTCACTGCCGCTGCGATCGGACTGCGATTCTGGCCTGCCGTGGACTGGCTGCTGGTTTTGGCCGGTCTGATGATGGCGACATTCGCGATGGGCAGAATGCCGCGAGGCTTGGCCTTTGCGACGTTTTCTGCCTATTACCTCGCTGAATCGTCTCCTCTCATCGCCGCAGGCAGCTCCATCATGGGCACCGAATTGCTGACCAGTGCGGCGTGGTGGTTGTTTCATGGCCTTTTCAGTTCCTTGCCGATCCTTCTTTTGCGAGGTCGAGCGCCAGGGCTGCGAGCGTCGCTGGTGGCGTTTCTATACATTGTGCCGCCCTTTGGGACATTGGTCCCGAACAATCCCGCGATGGTGATAGGCCTGTTTTTTCCAGCAACCTCCATTTTTGGCGCAATCGGTTTTATTGCACTGGCGGGCGTTATCGGTAGTTTTGACGCCAAGAACAAAGCGAGCCTCAGAAACCTTGTGCTCTTGATATTTCTGTCGCTCGCCTCGAATGCAATTTGCCTGACTGACAAGACCTCTGCACCAGCCAATTGGCACACCTTCGACACTCGGTTGGGAAACTACGGCGGAGATATGCGGCGTCGTATGGGCATAGGCAACCTTGAGTTGCCGGTCTTGCTGAAACAAGAGATGGTCAAAAGTGGCGGTGCAAATGAAGGCGATATTTGGTTTCTGGCCGAGGGAATGATCTATGACTGGTCACCATTCACGGAGTTTTTGTGGCGTGAGTCCTTCAAGGGGTCAGGTGCCACTGCCATTGTCGGCGGCTATGCGTTCAACCAAAAGACGCATGACCTAACATCGCGCGTGTATGTGCTGGGCGATTCTGCTGGGCATGCTCTAGCCAAATCGGCTCTTGAGTCTGTCCGGGCGGGCATTACATTTCCGGTGGTGATGTGGCGGCCGTGGGGACGCCCAAATCATTTTCCGATGCATGCGCCAGGGAATCCTGTGCGAATCGATGGTCGCCGCGTCCACCTCAGTTGGTGCTACGAGTCAATTATTGTGTGGCCTCATTTGCTGGCATCCATGCAGACGCCCGATGTGATGGTAAGCCTTGAAAACCGATGGGCCACCAAAGATACCTCCCTCGAAGCTGCGCAGGATGCTGCCGGCCGGCTCAACGCCAGGTGGCTCGGTGTGCCGCTCATGCGGGCGACCAACCGGTAA